One region of Indicator indicator isolate 239-I01 chromosome 35, UM_Iind_1.1, whole genome shotgun sequence genomic DNA includes:
- the C35H1orf116 gene encoding specifically androgen-regulated gene protein: MPKKELGMAGCNSGSCDSMVSTASNHSQRSDNSYDYLSVEEKECLMFLEETIGSLDAEADSGVSTDETDYVEPSELPGMWHRRDSSAQDVENGSPLPHVGHQQAAQHRSSKNISAFSSSAPAAVASPGYHSLPRSITVANGAPDSQATVCTVEDPVPGDKPSQMAKEDRLDPANTRSQRKSLGTLIIQPPDPFQDDLGSQEWSRTSRSDAKRERAKEPKAWTAWGQTDKPTSEEAPQDQDAKRGPPTAPKPRKLPPNIILKTSKNSSVPLPTEASQKVKATPPSLASSQPSDSAAEKLNLGHLDPKDREKAHREALEKLGLSQDRREPSTRLQPGNNHPQPTTHPQARETPSPGPGEPEAGCGAAERLVPGVRQMTFKSNTLERSGVGLSSYMASSKEQNVKASSSLGKMSFIERLAPSFLRSNRPRPVSLGAGKDFAGLKESGQVEQEKSSKRRSHPLQNFPKPPRSCVSVKISPKGTADENRREALKKLGLLKE; this comes from the exons ATGCccaagaaggagctggggatggctgGCTGCAACTCTGGCAGCTGTGACAGCATGGTCAGCACAGCTTCCAACCACTCACAGCGT AGTGATAACAGCTATGACTACTTATCAGTGGAAGAGAAGGAGTGTTTGATGTTCTTAGAAGAAACCATTGGCTCACTGGATGCAGAAGCAGACAGTGGGGTCTCCACTGATGAGACTGACTATGTGGAGCCCTCCGAGCTGCCTGGGATGTGGCACAGGAGAGACTCCAGTGCCCAGG ATGTGGAAAATGGGTCTCCTCTCCCACATGTAGGTCACCAACAGGCAGCTCAACACAGGAGCAGTAAGAACatctctgccttctccagctcagctccagcagcagttgCAAGCCCAGGTTACCACAGCCTTCCGAGGAGCATCACTGTGGCAAATGGAGCTCCTGACAGCCAAGCCACTGTGTGCACAGTGGAGGACCCAGTGCCAGGAGACAAACCTTCACAGATGGCCAAGGAGGACAGGCTTGACCCAGCCAACACAAGAAGCCAAAGGAAGTCCCTGGGAACTTTGATTATCCAACCTCCAGATCCCTTCCAGGACGACCTGGGGAGCCAGGAGTGGTCACGTACCAGTCGCTCGGATGCCAAGAGGGAAAGAGCCAAAGAGCCCAAGGCTTGGACTGCGTGGGGCCAGACAGACAAGCCCACATCAGAAGAAGCCCCTCAGGACCAGGACGCCAAGCGTGGGCCTCCAACTGCCCCCAAACCACGGAAACTGCCCCCAAACATCATCCTGAAAACCAGCAAGAACAGCTCAGTGCCACTTCCTACAGAGGCCAGCCAGAAGGTCAAAGcaacacctccatccctggccagctcccagcccagcgaCAGCGCTGCTGAGAAGCTGAATCTGGGACACCTCGACCCCAAGGACAGGGAGAAAGCTCATCGTGAGGCTCTGGAGAAGCTCGGACTGTCACAGGACAGGAGGGAGCCCAGCACCCGCCTTCAACCTGGCAACAACCATccccaacccaccacacacccccAGGCTAGGGAGACGCCCTCCCCCGGCCCCGGGGAGCCCGAGGCAGGCTGCGGGGCGGCAGAGAGGTTGGTGCCAGGCGTCCGGCAGATGACCTTCAAATCCAACACCCTGGAGCGCTCTGGCGTGGGGCTGAGCAGCTACATGgccagcagcaaggagcagaacgtcaaagccagcagctccttgggCAAGATGTCCTTCATCGAGCGCCTcgcccccagcttcctcaggagCAACCGGCCCCGGCCGGTGTCCCTCGGAGCGGGGAAGGACTTTGCTGGTCTGAAGGAATCCGGGCAGGTggagcaggagaagagcagcaagaggcGATCCCACCCTCTGCAGAACTTCCCCAAGCCCCCTCGCTCCTGTGTCAGTGTGAAGATCTCCCCCAAGGGCACCGCCGACGAGAACCGGCGAGAGGCACTCAAGAAGCTTGGTCTGCTGAAGGAGTAG